In Dendropsophus ebraccatus isolate aDenEbr1 chromosome 14, aDenEbr1.pat, whole genome shotgun sequence, the following proteins share a genomic window:
- the PSMF1 gene encoding proteasome inhibitor PI31 subunit isoform X2 codes for MISFSHLQAAAQETGTERLPAGWANNKELYTLRYRQGTAQILLKALTVDGTLIVNAMELQSDKVSDVTLTIEEFIDSTHLQQYHSVYKKREELKRQLNTKLFSPLFGSKKENVRTERLRERPAEDDPLRIPSRAPPSHHPPWTDPPGHIPYGAADLDPLGGRSGGMIMDPFHAGRTRPRPDPLGGLPPGAVPPGARFDPFGPVGSRRPGPDPDHLPPPGYDDMFM; via the exons ATGATAAG CTTCTCTCACCTGCAGGCTGCGGCTCAGGAGACGGGCACAGAGAGACTTCCGGCAGGATGGGCGAACAACAAGGAGCTGTACACCCTGCGCTACAGACAGGGAACCGCACAGATTCTGCTCAAAGCACTGACAGTGGACGGCACCCTGATAGTCAACGCCATG GAGCTTCAGTCTGACAAGGTTTCCGATGTCACCCTGACCATTGAGGAGTTCATAGACAGTACCCACCTCCAGCAGTACCACAG TGTCTATAAGAAGAGAGAGGAGTTGAAGCGTCAGCTGAACACAAAGCTTTTCTCCCCGTTATTTGGCTCCAAGAAGGAGAATGTGAGGACAGAGCGGCTGCGGGAGAGACCTGCAGAAGATGACCCCCTCAGAATCCCCTCCAGGGCTCCGCCATCACATCACCCTCCCTG GACAGACCCCCCCGGGCACATTCCCTATGGTGCAGCAGACCTGGACCCACTGGG ggggcgctctggtgGGATGATCATGGATCCCTTTCATGCAGGTCGCACCAGACCCAGACCTGATCCCTTAGGTGGCCTCCCTCCTGGAGCAGTGCCTCCTGGGGCACGGTTTGATCCCTTTGGCCCGGTTGGTTCTCGCCGTCCTGG GCCTGATCCTGATCATCTGCCGCCTCCGGGGTATGATGACATGTTCATGTGA
- the PSMF1 gene encoding proteasome inhibitor PI31 subunit isoform X1, whose protein sequence is MSAVYTNMASPGLELLYELVSAEITRPQDSLVCFIHWELISHGLQCLGIGEQAAAQETGTERLPAGWANNKELYTLRYRQGTAQILLKALTVDGTLIVNAMELQSDKVSDVTLTIEEFIDSTHLQQYHSVYKKREELKRQLNTKLFSPLFGSKKENVRTERLRERPAEDDPLRIPSRAPPSHHPPWTDPPGHIPYGAADLDPLGGRSGGMIMDPFHAGRTRPRPDPLGGLPPGAVPPGARFDPFGPVGSRRPGPDPDHLPPPGYDDMFM, encoded by the exons ATGTCTGCGGTGTACACAAACATGGCGTCTCCGGGGTTAGAGCTGCTGTATGAGCTGGTGTCTGCGGAGATCACCCGGCCCCAGGACTCGCTGGTCTGCTTCATCCACTGGGAGCTGATCAGCCACGGCCTCCAGTGTCTGGGCATCGGCGAGCAG GCTGCGGCTCAGGAGACGGGCACAGAGAGACTTCCGGCAGGATGGGCGAACAACAAGGAGCTGTACACCCTGCGCTACAGACAGGGAACCGCACAGATTCTGCTCAAAGCACTGACAGTGGACGGCACCCTGATAGTCAACGCCATG GAGCTTCAGTCTGACAAGGTTTCCGATGTCACCCTGACCATTGAGGAGTTCATAGACAGTACCCACCTCCAGCAGTACCACAG TGTCTATAAGAAGAGAGAGGAGTTGAAGCGTCAGCTGAACACAAAGCTTTTCTCCCCGTTATTTGGCTCCAAGAAGGAGAATGTGAGGACAGAGCGGCTGCGGGAGAGACCTGCAGAAGATGACCCCCTCAGAATCCCCTCCAGGGCTCCGCCATCACATCACCCTCCCTG GACAGACCCCCCCGGGCACATTCCCTATGGTGCAGCAGACCTGGACCCACTGGG ggggcgctctggtgGGATGATCATGGATCCCTTTCATGCAGGTCGCACCAGACCCAGACCTGATCCCTTAGGTGGCCTCCCTCCTGGAGCAGTGCCTCCTGGGGCACGGTTTGATCCCTTTGGCCCGGTTGGTTCTCGCCGTCCTGG GCCTGATCCTGATCATCTGCCGCCTCCGGGGTATGATGACATGTTCATGTGA
- the FAM110A gene encoding protein FAM110A, translating to MSVGTLQSAGMGAPLTSVMPFRILNKGPEYFRRQAESGARKPSAVERLEADKAKYVKSKQVVSTKQEPVRPVLSRQPLFSPGVRRVLLTPNRRGSPNATKGDNRGAKNSLNLEILNNLINIRDSPLTSPRADIVPWQDMEKPQNSSTPSTPVSQRTPSTTAVRRVDVRPGDTPRPCPDILITPVVESPIRSCLPSDSPLCSPTGTPSEKGKKQTLLHRSKSDLSDRYSRASADLERFFNYCGLDPGEVSNIGAEHFVRASSDIVSVKFHSVSAESSEYAQSQVSAATPEETPAATRIPYGISIIERNARVIKWLYGLRQAREVQKLSA from the coding sequence ATGTCTGTGGGCACCTTACAGTCCGCAGGGATGGGTGCCCCCCTCACCTCCGTCATGCCCTTCCGTATCCTCAACAAGGGCCCTGAATACTTTAGACGGCAGGCGGAGAGCGGAGCCCGGAAACCCAGCGCGGTGGAGAGGCTGGAGGCCGATAAAGCCAAGTACGTCAAGAGCAAACAGGTGGTCAGCACCAAGCAGGAGCCGGTCAGGCCCGTCCTGTCCCGGCAGCCGCTCTTCTCCCCTGGTGTCCGGCGGGTGCTGCTCACCCCCAACCGCAGGGGCTCCCCGAATGCAACCAAGGGAGATAACCGGGGGGCCAAGAACTCCCTAAATCTGGAGATCCTTAACAACTTGATAAACATTCGTGACAGTCCTCTAACCTCCCCCCGGGCAGATATTGTGCCATGGCAGGACATGGAGAAGCCGCAGAATTCATCCACCCCGAGCACACCTGTCAGTCAGCGGACGCCCAGCACAACGGCTGTACGTAGAGTGGACGTCCGCCCCGGTGACACGCCGCGTCCTTGTCCAGATATCCTCATTACCCCGGTAGTGGAGTCCCCCATCAGATCGTGCCTCCCCTCCGACAGTCCCCTCTGCTCACCCACCGGCACCCCCAGCGAGAAAGGTAAAAAGCAAACCCTTCTCCATCGCTCCAAGTCCGACCTAAGTGACCGCTACTCCCGGGCCAGCGCCGACCTCGAACGTTTCTTCAATTACTGCGGCCTGGACCCTGGGGAGGTTTCCAACATTGGAGCAGAACATTTCGTCCGGGCAAGTTCAGATATCGTGTCCGTTAAGTTCCATAGCGTCAGCGCGGAAAGCTCTGAGTACGCCCAATCCCAGGTCAGCGCAGCCACCCCTGAAGAGACGCCGGCGGCCACTCGCATCCCTTATGGCATCTCAATCATCGAACGCAACGCCAGGGTTATAAAATGGCTGTATGGGTTACGGCAAGCCAGAGAGGTCCAAAAACTGTCGGCATAG